One genomic segment of Candidatus Alcyoniella australis includes these proteins:
- a CDS encoding pentapeptide repeat-containing protein, translating into MSNENKSEQARRGRIELDQKIIAKTIGLGVIIGVGLVIDLLFAIWDLSLLCDCSALPKYFNLCAIPMMVKENPPWTVITALVTAPALILLWYWRTVHSRANLCNTQEQIVLDRERNTNDLKRQFNDRFLIAIDLLGKDNEDTQRGAIYALELLMRDAPSYQPTIIETLSDFIRRNAPYPPIDGKDKKDEEGHLENRSSNIRTDIQAALTVIGRRNVKFDRTNYVINLSHVCLEGYNFDNGMFNSATFYQSNLKNASLCKTNLINASLVRAKVNNAYLIAANLQNANLSVADLQEATLEGSDLEKAILSGANLYNASLTYTNFRGARLLRANLQEATLEGAQLQGSNLQEANLQEAFLVDASLQNANLSRADLQNADLGLANLQNANLNKVNLRDAILYGARFVGTRLGGADISNAQISEETLWSSAIYNTDTKFPDGFDPKTHQMINTAVSKVPFMSIEFKNQNQEGE; encoded by the coding sequence ATGTCCAATGAAAATAAATCAGAACAGGCCCGGAGGGGTCGAATTGAACTCGATCAAAAAATAATCGCCAAGACTATCGGCCTTGGGGTTATTATTGGTGTCGGCCTTGTTATTGACCTTTTATTCGCTATTTGGGATTTAAGTCTTCTTTGCGATTGCTCAGCGCTTCCGAAATATTTTAATCTGTGCGCGATCCCAATGATGGTCAAAGAGAATCCGCCCTGGACCGTTATTACTGCCCTTGTTACTGCCCCTGCTTTGATTCTGCTTTGGTATTGGCGCACAGTGCATAGTCGGGCCAATCTTTGTAATACTCAAGAGCAAATTGTACTTGACAGAGAACGTAACACTAATGACCTCAAGAGACAGTTTAACGACCGTTTCTTAATTGCCATAGATTTATTAGGTAAAGATAATGAAGATACACAACGGGGGGCCATTTATGCACTTGAGCTTTTAATGAGAGATGCCCCGAGTTATCAACCAACAATAATCGAGACTCTTTCAGATTTTATCCGCCGAAACGCACCATATCCCCCAATCGATGGAAAAGACAAAAAAGACGAGGAAGGGCATCTAGAGAACCGATCTTCAAACATTCGCACGGATATTCAAGCAGCACTGACAGTAATAGGAAGGCGAAACGTTAAATTCGATCGTACGAACTATGTGATAAATCTCTCTCATGTATGTTTAGAAGGATATAATTTCGATAATGGTATGTTTAATAGCGCGACTTTTTATCAATCTAATTTAAAGAATGCGTCTTTGTGTAAAACCAATCTAATAAATGCATCCCTCGTCAGGGCGAAAGTCAACAATGCGTATCTTATCGCCGCTAATCTCCAAAATGCGAACCTTTCGGTTGCCGATTTACAAGAAGCAACCCTTGAAGGGTCCGATCTCGAAAAGGCAATATTATCCGGAGCAAACTTATATAATGCAAGCCTTACATACACCAATTTCCGGGGGGCTAGGCTATTAAGAGCCAATCTACAAGAGGCGACTCTTGAAGGAGCCCAGCTCCAAGGCTCGAACCTCCAAGAGGCCAACCTCCAAGAGGCGTTTCTTGTTGACGCCAGTCTCCAAAACGCAAATCTCTCAAGAGCCGACCTCCAAAACGCGGATCTTGGTCTTGCCAATCTTCAAAATGCCAACCTTAATAAAGTTAACCTCAGAGATGCCATACTATACGGAGCCCGTTTTGTTGGAACACGTCTAGGAGGAGCAGATATTAGCAACGCTCAAATATCAGAGGAGACATTATGGTCTAGTGCTATATATAATACTGACACAAAGTTTCCTGACGGTTTCGATCCAAAGACACATCAAATGATTAATACGGCTGTTAGCAAAGTTCCATTTATGTCGATAGAATTTAAAAATCAAAATCAAGAAGGAGAATGA
- a CDS encoding alpha-galactosidase, which translates to MSLLPLKVLRRPDNGPWRIEADGDRAAYIQFPQIRLTYQTEHGRVELRSPDAAQDPIDGMQRWCFENCGVRVDAKLRIDEQRNCLLIEAQVHNDSDASLRLQSLDLLHLDGDHGADLVLGESRNDWAVFQNGWQSWSASETLSMDDADTSPRIGLIRVQEEDYLNPGAAKPGRVRSDGVTAIVDRQSGCGLLLGFISGARQFGDMLLELGRPRLLLKRLRATLRFDGMLLEPGRSVRSETLMLGFFGPGAQPLELWAELCGERMAARVPKRKPVGWCSWYHYFRNIDEQEMRLNIERIAALRDRLPIEIIQLDDGYQDRLGDWLEINDKFPAGLDDLAQRIDQAGFTPGIWTAPFSCMRKSRVFREHPEWVLRDARGKPISGGINPMWGGRYYGLDMTHPGALEYVERCLGQMRQWGFRFFKIDFLFCACLDGVRHDPTSTRADALRRGLEAVRRAIGDGFLLGCGCPLLPAVGIVDCMRIGPDVTPLWDRPLVRRLLSDRHMLSANNALRNTITRAFMHRRLWFNDPDCLMIRRVDNKLSEDETRTLAAIIAASGGMLLVSDNMSKVDPDRLELAIAAAALQSENFLAVDLFARRRPELMLAQTPEGPLAVLANFEERSRELSFDVATQLGCSGRELCGRELFDGREVRAPGGVLRAKLEPHACLAVVFDR; encoded by the coding sequence GTGAGCCTGCTTCCGCTGAAGGTCCTGCGCCGCCCGGACAACGGCCCGTGGCGCATTGAGGCTGACGGCGATCGGGCAGCCTACATCCAGTTCCCGCAGATCAGGCTGACCTACCAGACCGAACACGGCCGCGTGGAGTTGCGCAGTCCGGACGCGGCCCAGGACCCGATCGATGGCATGCAGCGCTGGTGTTTCGAGAATTGCGGAGTGCGGGTGGACGCCAAACTGCGCATCGACGAACAGCGCAACTGCCTGCTGATCGAAGCCCAGGTACACAACGATTCCGACGCGTCCCTGCGCCTGCAAAGCCTTGACCTGCTGCACCTGGACGGCGATCACGGGGCCGACCTGGTGCTCGGCGAATCGCGCAATGATTGGGCCGTGTTCCAAAACGGCTGGCAGTCGTGGTCCGCGTCCGAGACGCTCTCCATGGATGACGCGGACACCAGCCCGCGCATCGGCCTGATCCGCGTACAGGAGGAGGACTACCTCAACCCCGGCGCGGCCAAGCCCGGGCGTGTGCGCTCGGACGGCGTGACCGCAATCGTCGATCGCCAAAGCGGCTGCGGCCTGCTGCTGGGCTTTATCAGCGGTGCGCGCCAGTTCGGCGACATGCTGCTCGAGCTGGGGCGTCCGCGGCTGCTGCTCAAACGGCTGAGGGCCACGTTGCGTTTCGACGGCATGCTGCTCGAGCCAGGGCGCAGCGTGCGCTCCGAGACGCTGATGCTCGGGTTTTTCGGCCCGGGCGCGCAGCCGCTGGAGCTGTGGGCCGAGCTGTGCGGCGAGCGGATGGCGGCGCGCGTGCCTAAGCGTAAACCCGTGGGCTGGTGCTCGTGGTACCACTATTTTCGCAATATCGACGAGCAAGAGATGCGGCTGAACATCGAACGTATCGCCGCGTTGCGCGACCGGCTGCCGATCGAGATCATTCAGCTCGACGACGGCTACCAGGACCGCCTGGGCGACTGGCTGGAGATCAACGACAAGTTCCCCGCAGGCCTCGACGATCTGGCGCAACGCATCGACCAGGCCGGGTTCACGCCGGGCATCTGGACCGCGCCCTTCTCGTGCATGCGTAAAAGCCGCGTGTTCCGCGAGCATCCCGAATGGGTGCTGCGCGACGCGCGCGGCAAACCGATCAGCGGCGGGATCAACCCAATGTGGGGCGGGCGCTACTACGGCCTGGACATGACCCATCCCGGCGCGCTGGAGTACGTGGAGCGCTGCCTGGGGCAGATGCGGCAATGGGGATTCCGCTTCTTCAAGATCGACTTCCTGTTCTGCGCCTGCCTCGACGGAGTGCGCCACGACCCGACCAGCACGCGCGCCGACGCCCTACGTCGCGGTCTCGAGGCAGTGCGACGCGCCATTGGCGACGGATTTCTGCTCGGCTGCGGCTGCCCGCTGCTGCCCGCGGTGGGGATTGTCGACTGCATGCGCATCGGCCCGGACGTCACGCCGCTGTGGGACCGGCCGCTGGTGCGCAGACTGCTCAGCGACCGACACATGCTCTCGGCCAACAACGCGCTGCGCAACACGATCACGCGCGCGTTCATGCATCGCCGCCTGTGGTTCAACGACCCGGACTGCCTGATGATCCGCCGCGTGGACAACAAACTGAGCGAGGACGAAACGCGGACCCTGGCCGCGATCATCGCCGCCTCGGGCGGAATGCTGCTGGTCTCGGACAACATGTCCAAGGTCGATCCCGACCGTCTCGAGCTGGCGATTGCCGCGGCTGCACTGCAAAGCGAGAACTTCCTCGCGGTCGACCTGTTCGCACGTCGCAGACCCGAGCTGATGTTGGCGCAAACTCCCGAGGGTCCGCTGGCCGTGCTGGCCAACTTCGAGGAGCGCAGCCGCGAGCTGAGTTTCGATGTGGCGACCCAGCTGGGCTGCTCCGGGCGCGAGCTTTGCGGTCGCGAGTTGTTCGACGGCCGCGAGGTCCGCGCGCCGGGCGGAGTGCTGCGCGCAAAGCTCGAGCCGCACGCCTGCCTGGCCGTGGTATTTGATCGCTAG
- a CDS encoding PHP domain-containing protein, producing MIKVDLHCHTHHSPDCWTSPRQRVEQALAAGLGGLAITDHNTIDGALEAAAWADGRLRLIVGQETSTRQGELLGLFLQQEVPSGLELRDTAELIREQGGLVYLPHPMAMLAWDRVKRRDHGRIIDLVDIVEAVNGRNFIPRHDAMAWAWGAAAQKALAASTDAHTSNALGRIYQRIEPFEGPADFLDKMQRAQLVIERRANPLYTALTVLYLYPNLWYRRLYRMLYGRSPVRPETPPPQ from the coding sequence ATGATTAAAGTCGACCTTCACTGCCACACGCACCACAGCCCCGATTGCTGGACCAGCCCGCGTCAGCGTGTGGAGCAGGCGCTTGCAGCCGGACTGGGCGGCCTGGCAATCACCGACCACAACACTATCGACGGCGCGCTGGAGGCCGCGGCCTGGGCCGATGGCCGCTTGCGGCTGATCGTCGGCCAGGAGACCAGCACGCGCCAAGGCGAGCTGCTCGGGCTGTTCCTCCAGCAAGAGGTGCCCTCCGGCCTTGAGCTGCGAGACACAGCCGAGCTAATCCGCGAACAGGGCGGCCTAGTCTATCTGCCGCACCCGATGGCAATGCTGGCCTGGGACCGGGTCAAGCGCCGCGACCACGGTCGGATCATCGACCTGGTCGACATTGTCGAAGCGGTCAACGGCCGCAACTTCATCCCGCGCCACGACGCCATGGCCTGGGCCTGGGGCGCGGCCGCACAAAAGGCTCTCGCCGCGTCCACCGACGCCCACACGTCCAACGCATTGGGCCGGATCTACCAGCGCATCGAGCCCTTCGAGGGTCCGGCCGATTTTCTCGATAAAATGCAGCGAGCCCAGCTGGTGATCGAGCGTCGCGCCAACCCGTTGTACACGGCGCTGACCGTGCTCTACCTCTACCCCAACCTGTGGTACCGCAGGCTCTATCGCATGCTTTACGGCCGCTCGCCGGTCAGGCCCGAGACGCCCCCGCCTCAGTAA
- a CDS encoding radical SAM protein, whose amino-acid sequence MAERFVLIFPRTTLLDRFKQAPTVPLPILAACRGLPPDVEPLLIDQRFEPDWRARLAAILERGDVIGVGLSVLTGHPIAPALEISRFVRQRAPGVSVVWGGKHPTLFPEQTARSPHVDVAVRREAEAVLPSLIEALRGQCDLADVPGVAFKRGNEVVRNPDAPYVDLNELPQVPYNLLDKAIYSPPGKSTTVFVETSRGCLKRCGYCYHSGAGTTKWRALEPERAVEQMLAVQREFPNLGLLEVVDDSFFHDLQRGLRIMELKIERGPQVPMQLQGVEVRNVALMNDEQLALLARAGVRRVDLGVESGSDRVQKLINKGVDLESARTQLVRLRRAGIIPWCNLILGFPDETAQERRSTVLFARDALRINPQTQISPIYSYTPYPGTKLFERARELGASYPEDIEGMAGFHWSNPQVPWIDERTRRELGRLYFYSIFIDGKIAHYHSNTLVRLAARLFRPVARYRLFRHRLGLPLAKWAFELAFGKDY is encoded by the coding sequence GTGGCCGAGCGCTTCGTGCTGATCTTCCCGCGTACCACGCTGCTCGACCGTTTCAAGCAGGCGCCCACGGTTCCGTTGCCGATTCTCGCGGCCTGCCGCGGGTTGCCGCCGGACGTGGAGCCGCTGCTGATCGACCAGCGTTTCGAGCCCGACTGGCGCGCCCGGCTGGCCGCAATCCTCGAGCGTGGGGACGTGATCGGCGTGGGGCTTTCGGTGCTCACCGGTCATCCGATTGCGCCGGCGCTGGAGATCTCGCGCTTTGTGCGTCAACGCGCGCCGGGCGTAAGCGTAGTCTGGGGTGGCAAGCATCCCACGCTGTTCCCCGAGCAGACCGCGCGTTCCCCGCACGTGGACGTGGCCGTGCGCAGGGAGGCCGAGGCCGTGCTCCCCTCGCTGATCGAGGCGCTGCGCGGACAATGCGATTTGGCCGACGTGCCCGGCGTGGCGTTCAAGCGAGGCAACGAGGTGGTGCGCAACCCCGACGCGCCCTACGTCGATCTGAACGAGCTGCCCCAGGTGCCCTACAACCTTCTGGATAAGGCGATCTACAGCCCGCCGGGCAAGAGCACCACGGTGTTTGTCGAGACCAGCCGCGGCTGTCTCAAGCGCTGCGGCTATTGCTACCACTCAGGCGCGGGCACCACCAAGTGGCGCGCGCTGGAGCCCGAGCGCGCGGTGGAGCAGATGCTGGCGGTGCAGCGCGAGTTTCCAAACCTCGGTCTGCTCGAGGTGGTCGACGATTCGTTTTTCCACGATCTGCAGCGCGGGCTGCGGATCATGGAACTCAAGATAGAGCGCGGGCCGCAGGTGCCGATGCAACTGCAAGGGGTCGAGGTGCGCAACGTTGCGCTCATGAATGACGAGCAGCTGGCGCTGCTGGCGCGCGCCGGGGTCAGGCGCGTGGACCTCGGAGTCGAGAGCGGCTCGGACCGCGTGCAGAAGCTGATCAACAAGGGAGTCGACCTGGAGTCGGCCCGAACGCAACTTGTCCGTCTGCGGCGCGCCGGGATTATCCCCTGGTGCAACTTGATCCTCGGCTTTCCCGACGAGACCGCGCAGGAGCGACGCTCCACCGTGCTCTTTGCTCGCGACGCGCTACGGATCAACCCGCAGACCCAGATCAGCCCGATCTACTCCTACACGCCATACCCCGGCACCAAGCTCTTTGAGCGTGCGCGCGAGCTCGGCGCGAGCTACCCCGAGGACATCGAGGGGATGGCCGGATTCCACTGGTCCAACCCCCAGGTTCCCTGGATCGACGAGCGCACGCGGCGCGAGTTGGGACGGCTGTACTTCTATTCGATCTTCATCGACGGCAAAATTGCCCACTACCATTCCAACACGCTGGTGCGCCTGGCCGCGCGCCTGTTTCGGCCCGTGGCGCGCTATAGGCTGTTTCGCCACCGGCTGGGACTGCCGCTGGCCAAGTGGGCCTTTGAGCTGGCGTTCGGCAAAGATTACTGA
- a CDS encoding AAA family ATPase — protein MPGKKVSKKPSVDHPELTTEQLRWRCDHTCLDFTTTAKAEPLDGILGQKRAVEALDLGLDLWSPGYNIYVAGMAGTGKMTTIRALLANRARSDVNLQDICYVNNFKDQNKPCVLKLPAGKGKLLKREMAELVDFLKKTVPEIFESDDFKTKRDGLVSAHREAQKQLFKELETKIKAENFVLVQVQMGTMVQPMVMPVIEEQPVAFDKLESLVEQGNFPRKKFDELKNKHQELHVHLETVMTQARNIEKQIKTDLKTLERSYMHEMIQRLIAEIAEKFVNGQIKQYLDAAFEFILDNLDRFREGEQQTPANPMAAMMMQGQAAEDLFTEFAVNVLVDRDGESGPPVIVENVPTYSNLFGTIEKTISRGGIWMTDFTKIRAGSILKADGGYLVINLLDAVTEPGVWKSLKRTLKTRKLEIEGYDPYYFLSASAMKPEPLGIDLKIVVVGDNHLYNQFYAWDEDFKKIFKIKAEFDHELDRSKIEIAKYAGFVKKIVEDEELRHFNRQAVALLVEEGVRMSGRQKKMTARFTVLADIIREADAFAARARSKVVSTKHLETAIEARRFRSSLIEEKMQEYIDEGIIRVEVKGKVAGQVNSLAVYQVGSMRFGKPGRVTAQVGMGRGGLTNIEREAKLSGSTHDKGVLILSGFLRSRFCQDKPLAISASICFEQSYSHIDGDSASSTELYALLSALSGRSIKQSIAVTGSVDQYGNVQAIGGANEKIEGFFDTCKARGLSGRQGVMIPRSNAGDLMLKQQVVDAVAKGRFHIWPVEHVDQGIEILTGVPAGKRERDGSWTNGSIMAKVDQRLVKLARGLRDFERTKSGKNNKSKSNADNNQSKDNAE, from the coding sequence ATGCCGGGCAAAAAAGTTTCCAAAAAGCCGTCCGTCGATCATCCCGAGCTGACCACCGAACAGTTGCGCTGGCGCTGCGATCACACTTGCCTGGATTTCACCACCACGGCCAAGGCCGAGCCGCTGGACGGGATCCTCGGTCAGAAGCGCGCGGTGGAGGCTCTCGATCTGGGGCTGGACCTGTGGAGCCCGGGATACAACATCTACGTCGCGGGCATGGCCGGCACCGGCAAGATGACCACGATCCGCGCGCTGCTGGCCAATCGTGCGCGATCCGACGTGAACCTGCAGGACATCTGCTACGTCAACAACTTCAAGGACCAGAACAAGCCCTGCGTACTCAAGCTCCCGGCGGGCAAGGGCAAGCTGCTCAAGCGCGAGATGGCCGAGCTGGTGGACTTCCTTAAAAAGACCGTGCCCGAGATCTTCGAGTCGGACGACTTCAAGACCAAACGCGACGGCCTGGTCTCGGCCCACCGCGAGGCGCAGAAGCAGCTTTTTAAAGAGCTGGAGACCAAAATCAAGGCCGAGAACTTCGTGCTGGTCCAGGTACAGATGGGAACGATGGTCCAGCCGATGGTGATGCCGGTAATCGAGGAACAGCCAGTTGCCTTTGACAAGCTCGAATCGCTGGTCGAGCAGGGGAACTTCCCCAGAAAAAAATTCGACGAGCTCAAGAACAAGCACCAGGAGCTGCACGTCCATCTCGAGACCGTGATGACCCAGGCGCGCAACATCGAGAAACAGATCAAGACCGACCTTAAAACCCTCGAACGCTCGTACATGCACGAGATGATCCAGCGGCTGATCGCGGAAATCGCAGAGAAGTTCGTCAACGGCCAGATCAAGCAGTACCTCGACGCGGCGTTCGAGTTCATCCTGGACAACCTCGACCGCTTCCGCGAGGGCGAGCAGCAGACCCCGGCCAACCCGATGGCCGCGATGATGATGCAGGGGCAGGCGGCCGAGGATCTGTTCACCGAGTTCGCGGTCAACGTACTCGTGGACCGCGACGGCGAGAGCGGTCCGCCGGTGATCGTCGAGAACGTGCCGACCTACAGCAACCTGTTCGGCACGATCGAAAAGACGATCTCACGCGGCGGGATCTGGATGACCGACTTCACCAAGATCCGCGCCGGCAGCATCCTCAAGGCCGACGGCGGCTACCTGGTGATCAATCTGCTCGACGCCGTGACCGAGCCCGGAGTATGGAAGAGCCTCAAACGCACGCTCAAGACACGCAAGCTCGAAATCGAGGGATACGACCCCTACTATTTCCTCTCGGCCTCGGCGATGAAGCCCGAGCCGCTGGGAATCGACCTCAAAATCGTGGTCGTGGGCGACAACCACCTGTACAACCAATTCTACGCCTGGGACGAAGATTTTAAGAAGATCTTCAAGATCAAGGCCGAGTTCGACCACGAGCTCGACCGCTCCAAAATCGAGATCGCCAAGTACGCCGGCTTTGTCAAGAAAATCGTCGAGGACGAGGAGCTGCGGCACTTTAACCGCCAGGCCGTGGCCCTGTTGGTCGAGGAAGGCGTGCGGATGTCCGGACGCCAAAAGAAGATGACCGCGCGCTTCACCGTGCTGGCCGACATCATCCGCGAGGCCGACGCCTTTGCCGCGCGCGCACGCAGCAAAGTCGTGAGCACCAAACACCTAGAAACGGCGATCGAGGCTCGACGCTTTCGATCCTCGCTGATCGAGGAAAAGATGCAGGAGTACATCGACGAAGGGATCATCCGCGTCGAGGTCAAGGGCAAGGTCGCGGGGCAGGTCAACAGCCTGGCGGTCTACCAGGTGGGCAGCATGCGCTTCGGCAAGCCCGGCCGGGTCACGGCCCAGGTCGGAATGGGGCGCGGCGGCCTGACCAACATTGAGCGCGAGGCCAAGCTCTCGGGCAGCACGCACGACAAGGGCGTGCTGATCCTCTCCGGGTTCCTGCGCAGCCGCTTCTGCCAGGACAAGCCGCTGGCGATCAGCGCCTCGATCTGCTTCGAGCAGAGCTACTCGCACATCGACGGCGACTCGGCGAGCAGCACCGAGCTCTACGCCCTGCTCTCCGCGCTGTCCGGCAGGTCGATCAAGCAATCGATCGCGGTCACCGGCTCGGTCGATCAATACGGCAACGTCCAGGCGATCGGCGGGGCCAACGAGAAGATCGAGGGCTTCTTCGACACCTGTAAGGCCCGCGGACTCAGCGGTCGCCAGGGGGTGATGATCCCGCGTAGCAACGCCGGCGACCTGATGCTCAAGCAGCAGGTGGTCGACGCGGTGGCCAAGGGCCGCTTCCACATTTGGCCGGTGGAGCACGTCGACCAGGGGATCGAGATCCTCACCGGCGTACCCGCGGGCAAACGCGAACGCGACGGCTCGTGGACCAACGGTTCGATCATGGCCAAGGTCGACCAACGGCTGGTTAAACTGGCGCGCGGGCTGCGCGATTTCGAGCGCACCAAGTCGGGCAAGAACAATAAATCCAAATCAAACGCCGACAACAATCAGAGTAAGGACAACGCCGAATAG
- a CDS encoding penicillin acylase family protein yields the protein MGSAEKGVQQAQPRRRKFVWRVAIGTCLLIVALFFGMRLYVARGYPQTSGTFELPGLLAEVEVLRDQWGVPHVYAQNEHDALFAQGVVHAQDRRFQMEGISRTVFGELSALAGPIALEQDKIFRSYDMRGIARRVVGEMPERLREGMQAYCDGVNAVLADDPTRLPLEFRMMDAQPAPWTPEDVVGVFLLNCWYLSLNFPEERLAADLSATLTQQEIELLFGFEEPGAIEPGAPPDQQELAALETLLRFSGPAASNNWAAGMGKTKSGEPILANDPHLGLTLPCIWYEVHIQCPQFRFAGFSIPGAPFVAIGRNAGVAWGFTNVMTDNADLVLEKVRLETGEVLTPDGWQALEQRSESFEVRGGETLVRKMYRGPNGPIVRMPKQENLDAEGMGIAYALRWVGQDERDSLAAFEAMVRSRNSAELIQAVRLFQGLSQNLVYVDLESHYGWQPFGSVPRRTGYSGKYPVPGWESDTKRWTGYVPFEMLPHERDPGRGYVLSANTDSDDGLDYTISHSFVRPYRYNRINELLDSGHQLDLEAMAKIQGDTQSLQAPVYLAVVFAEAGDDPQLSGMVELLEQWDRNLAPDSAAAAVYEVFLGKLWRLWIGDELGELFEPFARRKMPLDSPLDALVGDPSNQFWDDRNTEGVVETRREIVRAALMQTNDELSALLGPDMSKWSWGAIHGAIFQHPAGAGGLAGRLLDFGPLIVGGDAHTINANAWSIGSGWRVAHYPSLRFLFDAADPDHPRSAITTGQSGHPGNEHYSDQAPLWAEVSYKTQLWNREEIEQASKSRRLLLRPVEEAQ from the coding sequence ATGGGCTCAGCGGAAAAGGGCGTGCAGCAGGCTCAGCCGCGGCGCAGGAAGTTCGTCTGGCGTGTTGCGATCGGCACTTGTCTGCTGATCGTGGCGCTGTTCTTCGGCATGCGGCTTTACGTGGCTCGCGGCTACCCGCAGACCAGCGGAACCTTCGAGCTGCCGGGATTGCTGGCCGAGGTCGAGGTATTGCGCGACCAGTGGGGCGTACCGCACGTCTACGCGCAAAACGAGCACGACGCGCTGTTCGCCCAGGGCGTGGTCCACGCCCAGGACCGCCGCTTCCAGATGGAGGGAATCAGCCGCACGGTGTTCGGCGAACTCTCGGCCCTGGCCGGGCCCATCGCTCTGGAGCAGGACAAGATTTTCCGCTCCTACGACATGCGCGGCATTGCGCGACGAGTGGTTGGGGAAATGCCCGAGCGGCTGCGCGAGGGCATGCAGGCCTATTGCGACGGGGTCAACGCGGTGCTCGCGGACGATCCGACGCGCCTGCCGCTGGAATTTCGCATGATGGACGCCCAACCCGCGCCCTGGACGCCCGAGGACGTGGTCGGCGTGTTCCTGCTCAACTGCTGGTACCTCTCGCTGAACTTCCCGGAGGAGCGCCTCGCCGCCGACCTCTCGGCCACGCTGACCCAGCAGGAGATCGAGCTGTTGTTCGGCTTTGAGGAACCCGGCGCCATCGAGCCCGGCGCGCCGCCCGATCAACAGGAGCTGGCCGCGCTTGAAACCCTGTTGCGCTTCTCCGGGCCCGCGGCGAGCAACAACTGGGCCGCGGGCATGGGCAAGACCAAGAGCGGCGAGCCGATTTTGGCCAACGACCCGCATTTGGGGCTGACCCTGCCCTGCATCTGGTATGAGGTGCATATCCAGTGCCCGCAGTTTCGCTTTGCCGGGTTCTCGATCCCGGGCGCGCCGTTCGTTGCCATCGGCCGCAACGCGGGTGTGGCCTGGGGCTTCACCAACGTGATGACCGACAACGCCGACCTGGTGCTCGAAAAAGTTCGGCTCGAAACAGGCGAGGTGCTGACCCCCGATGGCTGGCAGGCGCTGGAGCAGCGGAGCGAATCCTTTGAGGTGCGCGGCGGCGAGACCTTGGTGCGCAAGATGTATCGTGGGCCCAACGGTCCGATCGTGCGCATGCCAAAGCAAGAGAATCTGGACGCCGAGGGCATGGGCATCGCCTATGCCCTGCGCTGGGTCGGCCAGGATGAGCGCGACAGCCTGGCGGCGTTCGAGGCAATGGTCCGTTCGCGCAACTCCGCGGAGTTGATCCAGGCCGTGCGGCTGTTCCAGGGCCTGAGCCAGAACCTGGTCTACGTCGATCTCGAGAGCCACTACGGCTGGCAGCCGTTTGGCAGCGTGCCGCGGCGCACGGGATACTCGGGCAAGTATCCGGTGCCGGGCTGGGAGTCGGACACCAAGCGCTGGACCGGCTACGTGCCGTTCGAGATGCTGCCGCACGAACGCGATCCGGGCCGGGGCTACGTGCTCTCGGCCAACACCGACTCGGACGATGGCCTGGACTACACCATCAGCCACAGCTTCGTGCGGCCCTATCGCTATAACCGAATCAACGAGCTGCTCGACAGCGGCCACCAGCTCGACCTCGAGGCGATGGCCAAAATCCAGGGCGATACGCAGAGCCTACAGGCGCCGGTCTACCTCGCGGTCGTGTTCGCCGAGGCGGGCGACGATCCGCAGCTCAGCGGGATGGTCGAGCTGCTCGAGCAGTGGGACCGCAACCTGGCACCGGACTCGGCGGCAGCCGCGGTGTACGAGGTGTTCCTAGGCAAACTGTGGCGGCTGTGGATCGGCGATGAGCTCGGCGAGCTGTTCGAACCGTTCGCCCGGCGCAAGATGCCGCTGGACAGCCCGCTGGACGCGCTGGTGGGCGATCCGTCCAATCAGTTCTGGGACGACCGCAACACCGAGGGCGTGGTGGAGACCCGCCGCGAGATCGTGCGCGCGGCCCTGATGCAGACCAATGACGAACTCAGCGCGCTGCTGGGTCCGGATATGTCCAAGTGGAGCTGGGGCGCGATCCACGGTGCGATCTTCCAGCACCCGGCGGGCGCGGGCGGACTGGCCGGACGGCTGCTGGACTTCGGCCCGCTGATCGTGGGCGGCGACGCTCACACGATCAACGCCAACGCCTGGTCGATCGGCAGCGGCTGGCGCGTGGCGCACTACCCGAGCCTGCGCTTCCTGTTCGACGCGGCCGACCCGGACCATCCGCGCAGCGCGATCACCACCGGCCAGTCGGGCCATCCAGGCAACGAGCACTACTCGGACCAAGCTCCGTTGTGGGCCGAGGTGAGCTACAAGACCCAATTGTGGAATCGCGAGGAGATCGAGCAGGCGAGCAAGTCCAGACGCCTGCTGCTGCGGCCCGTTGAAGAAGCTCAGTGA